From Sphingobacteriales bacterium:
TCGAGAGCCTGTTTTTCACTTTCGTGTCGCAGCCAGTTGAAAAAAAACTCATAGCCCGAATTGAAACTGCCTATTTTGGTTTCAATGCCGTTGCTCAACATACACAAGGCATTGTAACGAAACAACAAGGGTATTTGTTGCTTGTATCGGGTCAGGTTGTCGTCATAGGCATTGCGGACAGGCACATTGCTGTTTTTCAATTCAATGAACAACAAAGGCAAGCCGTTGATAAACACAATTAAATCGGGGCGCAACCGCAAATCGCCTTTTATCCAAAGTTGTGAAGTAACTAAGTAATCGTTTTTGCTCTCGTCTTTAAAGTCAATCACTTTTACACTTACAGGTTCTTTTCTGCCATCGGCATTGTTGATGGTAAGTTGCACACCATCTTTCAGCAAGCTGTAAATCTCCCGGTTGGCGTGTATATCGCTTTTATCAAAACGGGTATTGCAGATTTCTTTAAACGCTTCTTCAATAACTTCTTCGCTCAGTTGCGGATTGAGTTCTTTGAGTTTGCGTTTTAGCAAGGGCTTTATCATCACATCAGTTTCGCAATCCCGTTCCGTTGTGTCCACATCAAAGCAATTCAGATGCCTGTAACCGAGGTTGTTTACAAACACACTGATAATTGCTTTTTCTATTTGGTCTTCGGTGATGATTGCCATTGTGCTATGCTATTACTGCTTTTTTGTAGGTTGTTTCTTTTGCTTGAAGTTTGCCGCTTATCAAGCGTGGTAATAATCGGTCACGTATTTGGCGGAGTTGGGTGTTTTGTTGTTGGAGGGTTTCGATTTGTAAGTTCATCGGCTCAGCAATTTTCTTGAACTTCTCTTGTAATAACTTTCCTGCCACCCAAAGTTTTAGTTTATGTAGGTGGTTTTGGTTTAATGTAGGAACTCCTGCGCCTGAATTAAATGACTCAAAGTCCATTCCTAACATCGTATAAAAAACATAAAGCGGTTCATTACCTTTAAAATCCTTAACATATAATGCCGTATTATGTGGCCAACCATCTTGATTTACATATTGAACCTTACCTAAACTACCCGAACGTCCCGTTACAATAATTGGGGCTTTTACTTTAAATTGATTGTGATACGTTTTAATGCTAGTCGATGCAACAACAGGATAAATACCTTCTACTACTTTATCTTCAGGCAAGTCAAATCCACGATTAAGTTTTATGAAATCCTTAAAGTAAATTACTTCACCTTCTGATATCGGCACTCCCTTCTTAAACTTCGCCTGTTTATAGCCGGGGAAACGCATTCTTACAAACCATTCTTTGTAAAGCTCACGGGCGGTTTGCTCCAATAGTTTAATGCGTTGGTTGTTTACTTCTATCAAATCATCATAAGCCGAAAGAATGGACGCTATGCGTTGTTGGTGTTTAACATCAATAGGAACTGTAAAATCAAACTTCAATAACTTCTCTTGACTAAGATTATCTTGTGTTGTTCCTTGTGAAATTGATTGAAGGTGAATTTTCAACAAATCAAAATGATACTTGATGAATTTTACATCGGATTTCTTATCATCAGCAACAAACCCAATTATACTATCAGGAAAACAAGCATCGATATTTAAAATTGCTGTTTCTGCGATGTTAGCTGCAATGGTAATGCAAAGAGTTCCTTTCTTCCATAGCTTACTTTGAGCTAATCCTTTTTCACTATAAGTTTGACTATAATTTGAAATATAAAACTCTGCATTTTTTACGTCACCTGTTTGAATAAACGGATATTTGCCGCCAAACAATGACGGCTCATTTCTTGGTCTATGCTTGGATTTACCACGACCAACTTTTCCCAATTCGTTTAATTTATATGGCTTCCAGTCTTTCATTCTATAGCCAATAAATTTTGGTTAATCAATTTTTCTAACTCTTTTGCTTTGTAGCCCAAGCCCGTTAGGGCTTTGATAGGGGTAAAAAAACAAAACGAAATATAATCTTGTCCCGTACGGGACAAAACGAAACTCGTGTCGTTTTTATCTGCCGATATGTTGTGCCTAACGGCACATGATGCGAGACCGCTATTGATTTTTTTTGCCGATATGTTGTGCCTAACGGCACCTATTTTAATCTGCATAATCAATTGGTTTAAAAATATAGGCTTCATTAAAATCAATTTCAAACTTTCGCAACATATCGAGATATTCTTCATTAAATGTTTTCTTCCGGTGATGTTCTTCCTGATTTTGTATGTAACGAATCACATTGTTTACATGTGATTTGCTGTATGAAAAAGCTCCATATCCTTCCTGCCATGAAAATTTGCTTCTTAAAAAACCTTTTGTGTTTATCCATTTAGAAGAATCGCCCTTGATATCCTGCATTAAATCGGATAACGACTGTGTGGGTCTGAAACCAAATAAGATATGAACATGGTCGGGCATCCCGTTTATTGCTAACACTTTGTGATTGTGGTTCTGGATAATTCCCGTTATGTATTTATACAATTCTTCCTTCCATGCTTTGCCAATAACGCAATTCCGGTTTTGCACTGCAAACACTGACTGAATATGAATTTGGGTATATGTATTTGCCATTGCTATGCTATGGATTTTAAATTATCGGTTATCAATTCTTCCAGCTCTTTCGCCTTGCTGTTTAATGCGTTCAGGGAAATATGCCTTTCTTTCATTTCGGCTAAAAATTCTTCTTCGGTTAGTCCATCTTCTTCTATCACCACGCCTACATATCTGCCCGGGTTCAGGGAGTAGTCTTGTTCTTCAATTTCTTTCAGCGTAGCGGCTTTGCACAAGCCCGTTACATCTTCATACACACCATTGGGAAAGCGTTCGTTTAGCCAGTTAATGTGTCCTAAGTAATAGTTTTGCTTTTCTGTTAGTGCTTTCCATTTTTTTTCGGCTTCTTCCAGTTGCTTTTCCCAACGCTTTATTTCCTTTTCTTCTTTGGGTTTTGCCTTTTTTATTTTTTCTACTTCCTGCTGTTGTTCTTTTGCTTGCTTTTCAAAATCGTTGGCTTGCTGCTGGTATTTAGCCAATAATTGTTTCAGGCGTTTGGTTTCGCCACGGTAAAGCCGCACAATGGTGGCAATGTTTTGTATGTGTTCATCGGTAAACTCACGCAATGCCCTGGTTACTTGCCTGAAAATATTTCGGGCATCTATAAAGAGGATTTTGCCTTTGTTTTGCTTTTTGTTTTTGTCAAAAAACCATAAGGTCGCAGGCAGCGTAACCGTGTAAAACATATTCTTGGGTAGGGTGAGCATGCAATCAATTACCCCGCTTTTAATCAGGGTTTGGCGTATGTCGGCTTCGCTGTTTCGGGCATCGCTGGCACTGTTTGCCATTACCAAAGCGGCTCTGCCTGTATCTTTCAGCGAAGTGGCAAAAAGGTTTATCCATAAATAGTTGGCATTGGGCACACTGTTTACGGCTGCCTGCTTTTTGGCGTTGGCTTTGGTTTTGTTTTTCGGTATGCCGTATTCGTTAAACCGCTTGTCGTCTTTCACACGGTCATAGTTCACATCATCCACGTTAAATGGCGGATTAGCCATCACGTAGTCAAACTTGTTGTAGCTGTCAAACGGATTTTCGTAATAGGCATTGGCTTGCACCACTTGTCCACGCAGTCCGTTTACGGCTAAGTTCATTCGGGCAAGCTTTACCGTTTCACTGTCTTTCTCACTGCCATACACCATCAGGTCTTTGGTATCGTCATCGTGTAGTTCTTTTCTGCGTTTGTCCACAAACTCGCTGCTCTGCACAAACATACCACCACTGCCGCAGGCAGGGTCGTATATGGTTCCTTTGTAAGGTTCAATCACTTCCACCATAAGTTTTACCACACTGGTAGGCGTGTAAAAAGCGCCACCGCCTTGTCCTTCGGCAAGGGCAAATTCACCTAAAAAGTATTCATACACTTTACCGAACACATCGCCTGTGGCATCTTCGGGAATGTCTTTAAATGTTTTCAGCAAGCTTTTGGGCAAGCTGCGGTCGTCTTTGGTGTAGAGTTTAAAGTATTCGTCTTTAGGTAAACTGTCCTTTAGTTCGGGTTTGTAATATTCAATCAGTTCCATTGCCTTTTTAATGGCTTTGGCAATGTCGGTTTTCTCGGGAAGGTTCAATAAATAGTCATATTCCGCTTCGAGTGGCAGATAAAAACCACATTTCAAAATGGCAATTTCTTCTTCTTTCAGTTGGTTACGGCTTTTCTTCTGTGCTTCCAGTTCGGCTTTAATTTCCGCCTTCACTTTGTTGTAGCGGATAGAAGCAAAGCGAAGAAAAATTAGTCCCAAAATAGGTGTTGAATATTCACTGGCTTTCAGTCCGCTGTCTGCACGGAGTTTATCAGCCGCTTTCCACAAATTATCTTCCAGTTCTTTTAGTTGTTCTGCTGTCATTTATTGCTCAATATTCAGTTCGTAAAATTAGATTTTTAAGATACACTTTTTCTTCAAAGCGAGGGGAAAAGTGACTCTTTTGGTTTTGCTTGTGGGCGTTGGTTTATAGTTTAGAGGCAAAGGTAGATATTACTTTTGTGCGGTGGACTTTTTCTCCTGATCGTTGTTTGATTTTTGTCGTATAGCTTTTTCTTTATTTTTGTTACATGAAATATTGTGGGATGATTTGCCTTTTTTAGAATGGTAGTTTATCTGTTTCAACTTCGCTATTCGCTGTTTCAGCCATGTTTTCTGTTTGATTAGTCAATTTGTCCAATTCTAAAAACTCCTTCAACTTTGTAGGTAAAAAAGTTTCAGGATAACTCGTCAATCTTTGAACAGTGTTAAGTATGCCTAAACTGTCTTTGTCGTCTAATTGATAGCCTAATACTGCTTCAAGTTTAGGAATATTGAAGTGGATTTTGTCAATTCCTGCACTTTTCAGAAGTTTCCAATTTGTTGTAATCATTCCTTTGGAATTTGAACTTCTATCATTTTCACCGTCTTTCAGGTACAAATCACTTTGTTTTAAAGTGTTTTCATCTATAAAAACAGAAAGATCGGCTATAAAATTAGTGTCAAAATCCCAATCGTTAATTACGAAATAGTCTAATCCAAAGTGCTTACATAACTCAATCAATAAATACGCTGTTGCTTTTCCGTGATGCACAACAAAAGCAATATTTAGAAAACTAAGGTAGGTTTCTGCATACTTATTATCGCCTTTTACTTTCTTAACTTCCTTTTCTATAGCAATTTTATAGGCTAAAATATCATTCGGACCTTCTACTAATACAACTTTGCGACTAAATAAAATCTTATTCAAATTTGGCTCTACTGACTTAATGTAACTATTGAAGTTGGCAAATGATATAATTTCTTGTCCCCTAATATTTGTTGGCATTGTAGGTGAAAATTCGCCAACATTATTATACTTAATAACAGTTTGCTTTTTTTGTTCGTCAAACTCTATCCGAATAATGCTTTTAGTATCAAAAATATCAACCATTCTATCCGAATGAGTGGCATAAATTACTTGATGTCCCTTTTCTGCTAAATTGCATAAAACTGTCTTGTAAAAATATTCTTGGTGGTTTTCGTGCAAGAAACTTTCAGGTTCTTCAAATAGAAATAAACACCTATCATCTGTATTGCTTTCTGCAATAGCCTGAATAACAGCCATTACAAACATTGAGATATAGCCATCTCCAAAGTGGTCAATAGGGATTAAATTTGCGTTGTCGCCATTCAAGCCAACCTTAAAAATCATTTGTAGAAAAATATCTTCATAGTCGGGTAAACCAAATTTCACTTCACAACTATTATTTCGCAAATTGGTAGAGTAGTTTTCTCTAATCTTGTCTATAAAAGCACTTAGTTGAGAATTTTCAAGAACTTTTTCTGTCGCTAATTCTACTTCATTTTCATAATCTTCTTTTTTGTCTGTCATTGAAGTATCAGTATCTACAATGCTTTTGATGTGTTTGGCTAAAAATGAAGTCAAACTGCCCCAACTTGTTCTTTGAGTTTTGATTTCATCTTTTATGTTGTGAAAATTGATGTAGAAGATATTGTAATGTTTGTTCATTCCAAACATTGAAGGTTGCATTACCGATTTTAGTTCGCTATCATCTGTTTCAGTGGAAATGTCATAAGTTCCTGTTATACTCTTTGTTGTTCTATTTGTCCTACTGGCTCTGTCCCAATATTGAGGGCAATTAAAATCAGAACCTTGTAATTCAATTCGTATACTGATATGATTGGCGTGGTTTAAATTATGTAGGTCATTCCTTTCAAATGTGTTTGTTTGAATGAACCTATTACCGACTCCAAATAAAATACAACTCATCAGATTTGTCTTTCCAGAGTTATTGTAACCAACTATCGCAATCGGTTTTTCATAGCCCTTGTTTGGAAAAGTAAACTCTTGTTCTTCGCCAAAAGAACGGTAGTTTTTAACCTGGATAGAGTTTATTCTTATTTCTGACATTTTGGTTTGCTTTTCGATCTTTAATATAATCGCTAATGACTTTTCAAGGCTGAAATTAAAACAAATATTTTACGAGCCTTATATTTTCATAAATTTCTTAACGCACAAATATACATATTAAGTTCCTCAGATAGTAAATTATTGTTAAAAAATAGTCGGGAAATACGATTAAACCAAATAAAAATCCGGAAACTTGCAGGGTTAAAACTACAAATTTCCGGATTTAGTTAGCTATTTGTCTTGCTAAATTGCTATAAACAATACCTGTTGGCTTCAATCAGCACATCGGCAATACGCCTCCGCGCCGAAATAGTATCGAAGGCGGGTAGTTTAGTAAACCGTTTTAAGCCCATAAGCATTACACGCTGCTCGTCTCCTTCGGCAAATCGCAATAGAGCGTGTTTGCCGTTTAAATGTATTCGTTCCATTGCGTCCGATACAAACACTTTTACTACATCAATATAGGTGGCGCAAGCTGTTTCGCCTTTAATGCCTATCATTTTCTCAACGCGCAACAGTGCCGATTCGGCGGCAAAAATATCAATTAACATATCGGTTGCCGACATCATAATTTCTTGTTCAGTTGCAAGGCGTTGCAAATATTTTTGAGCTGCCGAGCCTGCCACCATTAGGGCTGCCTTCTTAGCTTGTTTGATAGCTTTTTTTTCGGCAGCTAAGATAAACGAGGCATCGCCATCATCTCCAAATTCCGGAACCGACATTAATTCTTTTTGTATTGCCATTCCGGGCGTAAACAAATCAATACTGCCGCGCATCGCTCGTTTTAGGTACATATCTATTGTTAGCAGTCTGTTTATTTCGTTGGTGCCTTCAAAAATGCGGTTAATACGCGAGTCGCGGTAGGCGCGCGCGGCGGGGTATTCTTCCGAAAAACCGTTGCCGCCAAGCACCTGTACCAACTCGTCCACGCAATAGTCTAAAACCTCCGAGCCAAAAACTTTTAACAAAGCGCATTCAATGGCATATTCTTCGGCGGCATGTAGTTTAGCTTCGGTGGGATTAGTGCCTTTTTTTGCTTCATGCTCAATAAAATCGTAGAGTAAGCCAGCGGTGCGGTAATTAGCCGATTCGAGGGCAAAGGTACGCACTGCCATTTCGGCTATTTTATGTCTAATGGCGCCAAACTTAGCAATGGGTTTGTCAAATTGTTCGCGCTCGTTGGCGTATTGTACTGCCTTGGTTATGCTGGCTTTTGCGCCTCCGGTAACGGCTATGGCTAATTTATACCGGCCTATGTTTAGCACGTTAAATGCTATTTTATGGCCCTGACCAATTTCTCCTAATACATTTTCAACCGGAACTTTTACACCTT
This genomic window contains:
- the tnpA gene encoding IS200/IS605 family transposase codes for the protein MANTYTQIHIQSVFAVQNRNCVIGKAWKEELYKYITGIIQNHNHKVLAINGMPDHVHILFGFRPTQSLSDLMQDIKGDSSKWINTKGFLRSKFSWQEGYGAFSYSKSHVNNVIRYIQNQEEHHRKKTFNEEYLDMLRKFEIDFNEAYIFKPIDYAD
- a CDS encoding AAA family ATPase; translation: MSEIRINSIQVKNYRSFGEEQEFTFPNKGYEKPIAIVGYNNSGKTNLMSCILFGVGNRFIQTNTFERNDLHNLNHANHISIRIELQGSDFNCPQYWDRASRTNRTTKSITGTYDISTETDDSELKSVMQPSMFGMNKHYNIFYINFHNIKDEIKTQRTSWGSLTSFLAKHIKSIVDTDTSMTDKKEDYENEVELATEKVLENSQLSAFIDKIRENYSTNLRNNSCEVKFGLPDYEDIFLQMIFKVGLNGDNANLIPIDHFGDGYISMFVMAVIQAIAESNTDDRCLFLFEEPESFLHENHQEYFYKTVLCNLAEKGHQVIYATHSDRMVDIFDTKSIIRIEFDEQKKQTVIKYNNVGEFSPTMPTNIRGQEIISFANFNSYIKSVEPNLNKILFSRKVVLVEGPNDILAYKIAIEKEVKKVKGDNKYAETYLSFLNIAFVVHHGKATAYLLIELCKHFGLDYFVINDWDFDTNFIADLSVFIDENTLKQSDLYLKDGENDRSSNSKGMITTNWKLLKSAGIDKIHFNIPKLEAVLGYQLDDKDSLGILNTVQRLTSYPETFLPTKLKEFLELDKLTNQTENMAETANSEVETDKLPF
- a CDS encoding restriction endonuclease subunit S — encoded protein: MKDWKPYKLNELGKVGRGKSKHRPRNEPSLFGGKYPFIQTGDVKNAEFYISNYSQTYSEKGLAQSKLWKKGTLCITIAANIAETAILNIDACFPDSIIGFVADDKKSDVKFIKYHFDLLKIHLQSISQGTTQDNLSQEKLLKFDFTVPIDVKHQQRIASILSAYDDLIEVNNQRIKLLEQTARELYKEWFVRMRFPGYKQAKFKKGVPISEGEVIYFKDFIKLNRGFDLPEDKVVEGIYPVVASTSIKTYHNQFKVKAPIIVTGRSGSLGKVQYVNQDGWPHNTALYVKDFKGNEPLYVFYTMLGMDFESFNSGAGVPTLNQNHLHKLKLWVAGKLLQEKFKKIAEPMNLQIETLQQQNTQLRQIRDRLLPRLISGKLQAKETTYKKAVIA
- a CDS encoding acyl-CoA dehydrogenase family protein, whose protein sequence is MITTETTQNVSPGGAFLISETTTDRIFTPEELTDEQHLFAESTREFAEQYIYPNLDRIDEHEAGLVESLLDKTAEIGLLGAAVPEAYGGLGVDIKTETAYTEIIGSTHAFSVSFLAHTGIGTLPILYFGTETQKQKYLPKLASGELKAAYCLTEPGSGSDALAARTKATLSADGTYYLLEGQKMWITNAGFADILTVFAQIDGDKFTGFIVDAHSPNIRLGNEEHKMGIKGSSTRQVFFEGVKVPVENVLGEIGQGHKIAFNVLNIGRYKLAIAVTGGAKASITKAVQYANEREQFDKPIAKFGAIRHKIAEMAVRTFALESANYRTAGLLYDFIEHEAKKGTNPTEAKLHAAEEYAIECALLKVFGSEVLDYCVDELVQVLGGNGFSEEYPAARAYRDSRINRIFEGTNEINRLLTIDMYLKRAMRGSIDLFTPGMAIQKELMSVPEFGDDGDASFILAAEKKAIKQAKKAALMVAGSAAQKYLQRLATEQEIMMSATDMLIDIFAAESALLRVEKMIGIKGETACATYIDVVKVFVSDAMERIHLNGKHALLRFAEGDEQRVMLMGLKRFTKLPAFDTISARRRIADVLIEANRYCL
- a CDS encoding N-6 DNA methylase, with the protein product MTAEQLKELEDNLWKAADKLRADSGLKASEYSTPILGLIFLRFASIRYNKVKAEIKAELEAQKKSRNQLKEEEIAILKCGFYLPLEAEYDYLLNLPEKTDIAKAIKKAMELIEYYKPELKDSLPKDEYFKLYTKDDRSLPKSLLKTFKDIPEDATGDVFGKVYEYFLGEFALAEGQGGGAFYTPTSVVKLMVEVIEPYKGTIYDPACGSGGMFVQSSEFVDKRRKELHDDDTKDLMVYGSEKDSETVKLARMNLAVNGLRGQVVQANAYYENPFDSYNKFDYVMANPPFNVDDVNYDRVKDDKRFNEYGIPKNKTKANAKKQAAVNSVPNANYLWINLFATSLKDTGRAALVMANSASDARNSEADIRQTLIKSGVIDCMLTLPKNMFYTVTLPATLWFFDKNKKQNKGKILFIDARNIFRQVTRALREFTDEHIQNIATIVRLYRGETKRLKQLLAKYQQQANDFEKQAKEQQQEVEKIKKAKPKEEKEIKRWEKQLEEAEKKWKALTEKQNYYLGHINWLNERFPNGVYEDVTGLCKAATLKEIEEQDYSLNPGRYVGVVIEEDGLTEEEFLAEMKERHISLNALNSKAKELEELITDNLKSIA